A portion of the Falsibacillus albus genome contains these proteins:
- a CDS encoding alanine/glycine:cation symporter family protein, which yields MKVLTDVIGVLNDYMWSYILIVLLIGLGLLFSLRSRFVQFRYFGEMFRVLTDKSTISADGKRGISSFQAFTISTASRVGTGNLAGVASAIAAGGPGAVFWMWLIALLGGASSFMESTLAQIYKIKDEDGFRGGPAYYMERGLKKRWMGILFAIVITFCYGLVFNSVQANTISIAMDEGFAISRWMIGLILAALTGIIIFGGLKRIAHVTQIVVPVMAVLYIILAIFVLAKHIGELPSMFSLIFEHAFGIRQFVGGGIGAALMMGIKRGLFSNEAGMGSAPNAAATAAVSHPVKQGLIQTLGVFTDTIIICTATAFMILLSGAYTDGPKGPQGIALTQAALSTHVGSWATLFVAVAIFLFAFSSVIGNYYYGETNIEFIKNSKVGIFVYRIAVIGMVYFGSVVEFGVVWSLADLFMGIMAIINLIAVTMLAKVALAALKDYRAQRKAGKDPVFYSDSIPGLTGIDAWDKKPQQQRKVQ from the coding sequence ATGAAGGTATTAACAGATGTTATCGGGGTATTGAATGATTATATGTGGAGCTATATCCTGATTGTACTGCTCATCGGTCTTGGGTTGTTATTCTCTCTGCGATCGAGATTCGTACAATTCAGATATTTCGGAGAAATGTTCCGCGTACTAACGGATAAGTCAACCATTTCAGCAGATGGAAAACGAGGAATTTCATCATTCCAGGCTTTTACAATCAGTACAGCTTCCCGTGTTGGGACAGGAAACCTTGCAGGAGTAGCCTCAGCCATTGCCGCAGGAGGTCCTGGTGCTGTATTTTGGATGTGGTTGATTGCGCTATTAGGCGGAGCATCGAGCTTCATGGAAAGTACATTGGCACAGATCTACAAAATCAAAGATGAGGATGGCTTCAGGGGCGGTCCTGCGTATTATATGGAGCGCGGACTTAAGAAACGCTGGATGGGGATCTTATTTGCAATCGTTATCACCTTTTGCTACGGTTTGGTCTTCAATTCCGTCCAGGCAAATACCATCTCCATTGCTATGGATGAAGGTTTTGCAATCAGCAGGTGGATGATAGGGCTCATCCTGGCTGCTCTAACCGGAATCATCATTTTTGGCGGCCTCAAAAGAATTGCTCATGTAACACAGATAGTTGTCCCTGTGATGGCTGTTCTATATATCATTCTTGCTATATTCGTTCTTGCGAAGCATATTGGAGAACTTCCATCCATGTTTTCACTTATTTTTGAACACGCCTTTGGAATTCGTCAATTCGTTGGCGGCGGAATCGGTGCAGCATTAATGATGGGGATTAAACGAGGACTGTTCTCAAATGAAGCCGGTATGGGTAGTGCTCCGAACGCTGCCGCGACAGCAGCAGTCAGTCATCCTGTGAAACAAGGACTGATTCAAACTCTCGGGGTGTTCACGGACACGATCATCATTTGTACGGCAACAGCATTTATGATCCTTTTATCCGGGGCATACACTGATGGTCCAAAGGGGCCGCAGGGAATCGCACTTACACAGGCCGCATTGAGCACGCATGTCGGAAGCTGGGCGACCCTATTCGTAGCTGTAGCCATCTTCTTATTCGCGTTCAGTTCAGTGATTGGAAACTACTATTATGGTGAAACGAATATCGAATTCATCAAAAATAGCAAAGTAGGCATCTTTGTCTACCGAATCGCGGTAATCGGCATGGTTTATTTCGGTTCGGTCGTTGAATTCGGAGTGGTTTGGAGTCTTGCCGACTTGTTCATGGGTATCATGGCAATCATCAACCTGATTGCCGTGACGATGTTGGCCAAAGTTGCACTTGCTGCTTTGAAAGATTATCGTGCACAGCGAAAGGCTGGAAAAGATCCTGTGTTTTATTCCGATTCGATTCCAGGATTGACAGGGATCGATGCATGGGATAAAAAACCACAGCAACAGAGAAAAGTTCAATAG
- a CDS encoding staygreen family protein yields the protein MREFKTEKLSMSLLPSATVFFPVEGRKYTMTHSDSTGDMFVSIGCYYDADKINPILRDEVFAEWSLHIGQYVLRANVLVSGGEFDENLSAVRFLIFEKEMPTALKAIVTADRSFYAYFPWLLDMPIYVEFDSIFPQYHQIKYFGTVRQYLINDGT from the coding sequence GTGAGAGAATTTAAAACAGAAAAACTATCCATGTCCCTGCTTCCTTCCGCCACTGTTTTTTTTCCAGTGGAGGGGAGGAAGTACACAATGACGCATTCAGATTCAACAGGAGATATGTTTGTGAGCATCGGCTGTTATTATGATGCCGATAAAATCAATCCTATATTAAGAGATGAAGTTTTTGCAGAGTGGAGCCTTCATATAGGGCAGTATGTTTTAAGGGCGAATGTCCTTGTAAGCGGAGGGGAGTTCGATGAAAACCTATCCGCTGTAAGGTTCTTGATCTTCGAAAAAGAAATGCCCACCGCTTTAAAAGCCATCGTAACTGCGGATCGCAGTTTTTATGCTTACTTCCCATGGCTCCTAGATATGCCGATTTATGTAGAGTTTGATTCGATTTTTCCTCAGTATCATCAAATTAAATATTTTGGCACAGTCCGACAGTATTTAATAAATGATGGAACTTAA
- a CDS encoding DUF421 domain-containing protein — MEELHMGLLTSKILVGFAALFFIVSVTGRASIYQLTPFHLVFVLVLGEFLGNALYENSVSTLQFLYGTTIWMLLMLTVEWTTQKFKKTRTLLVGNPAIVIREGIYDKEMLKRNKIEVNQVASLLRQNSVFSVREVKYGILEANGQISILLKDQHKTPTKQDMMLAVKEEDLPISFIVDGQILNDNLKDRGFSKQWLMQELKKHGYEDEKRIFYADWQADDGLHISPMQGKQQK; from the coding sequence ATGGAAGAACTTCATATGGGACTTCTGACATCCAAAATATTGGTTGGGTTCGCGGCGCTATTCTTTATTGTGTCCGTCACAGGAAGGGCATCCATTTATCAATTAACACCATTTCATTTAGTATTTGTCCTTGTATTAGGCGAATTCTTGGGTAACGCGTTGTATGAAAACAGTGTGAGCACGCTGCAATTTCTATATGGTACGACCATATGGATGCTGCTGATGTTGACTGTTGAATGGACTACCCAGAAATTCAAAAAAACACGGACATTACTGGTCGGCAATCCAGCCATCGTAATCCGGGAAGGCATTTACGATAAAGAGATGCTTAAGAGAAATAAAATCGAAGTTAACCAAGTAGCAAGCTTGCTGAGGCAAAACAGCGTCTTTTCCGTCCGGGAAGTAAAATATGGTATCCTCGAAGCAAACGGACAGATCAGTATTCTATTAAAGGATCAACATAAAACACCTACCAAACAAGACATGATGCTGGCAGTAAAGGAGGAGGACTTGCCAATTTCTTTCATTGTTGACGGCCAAATACTAAACGACAACCTGAAAGATCGCGGATTCAGCAAACAGTGGCTGATGCAGGAACTAAAGAAACATGGATATGAAGATGAAAAAAGGATATTTTACGCAGATTGGCAAGCAGATGATGGATTACATATAAGTCCGATGCAGGGAAAGCAGCAAAAGTGA